The DNA sequence CGGTAGAGGTGGCGGTCAGGCTGGGGATTGATCCGAAAAAGCAGGAACAGGCGGTTGCCGGGACGGTGACGCTTCCGCATGGCACCGGTAAAAAGGTGAGGGTACTTGCCTTTGTCAAGGGAGATAAGGTGGATGAAGCCCGGGCCGCCGGGGCCGATTATGTGGGGTTTGAGGATCTGGTGGAGAAAATCAGTTCTGGCTGGACCGATTTTGATATCGCAGTGGCAACCCCGGACACCATGCCTGCGGTCGGAAAACTGGGTAAGATTTTAGGACCGAAAGGATTGATGCCATCCCCGAAAACCCAGACCGTGACCTTTGATATCGGGAATGCAATCCGTGCTCTTAAGGCGGGAAGAATCAATTATCGAAATGACAAAACCGGAAATGTCCATGCGGTGGTCGGGAAGGTCTCATTTGCACCGGAACAGCTGATTGACAATATCCAAACCTTTGTCCGGGAGCTGATGAAGAACAAACCCTCAACCGCCAAGGGGCAGTTTATCCGCAAAGTGGTTATTTCCTCGACTATGGGGGTGGGGATTAGAGTTGACACCAAGGAATTCAGTGAAGCGGTGAAACGCGAGGTTTAAAATGCCCAAGGAAGAAAAGGTTAAATTTATTGAAGATCTGCAGTCAAAAATCAAGGCAGCGACTGCACTCTATTTTCTCGACTTCAGCGGACTGCCGGCGAATGACTTTAATGAGTTCCGGCGCAGCGCCCGGGAGCAGAATATGATGGTGAAGGTAGTAAAGAATCAGCTCGCACTGAGGGCGCTGAAGGCATCGGGCGTTCCCGATGGGATTGATCAAGTCCTCCGCGGTCCGACCTCCATGATTTTTGCAGTTGATGATCCGGTTGCGCCCGCACGTTTCCTGAAGGATATGGGTAAACGGATACCCAACATCAGGTTCAAGGGTGCCTATCTGGAAAATACAGTTTACACCGCCGAGCAGTTCGACCTTTTGGCGAATCTGCCGACCAAGCAGGACCTGCGCGCCGAACTGGTGGGCGTTCTTGCCGGCCCCATATCAGGACTTGCTGGAGTGCTGGAGGGTATGCTGGCAGAGCTGGTTTGGGTGCTTGAGCAACTGGAGCAGAAAAAAAGTACCGTGTCCGGGAGTTAATCATGGCGTCCCGGGATATTGATCCAAGATTGCTGCTTCTAAGCAAAATGGCTGAAAAATTTCTAAATTAAGGAGGAAAAAATGTCTGAGGATAAAGTTCAGCAGTTAATTGCTACGATTGAAGGGTTGACCGTGACCGAACTGGCAGCACTGGTAAAGGAGTTGAAGGAGAAATTCGGGGTGACAGCTCCCGCATTTGTTGCCGGGGTGGCAGCTCCTCAAGCTGCGGCCGGTGGTGCAGCAACGGATACCAAGGCAGAGGAAAAGACCGAGTTCACCGTTACCCTGGTTTCAGTTGGTGACAAGAAGATCCAGGTGCTCAAGGAGCTGCGTGCTCTGACTCAGCTGGGTTTGAAGGAGGCAAAGGATATTATTGAGAAGACACCAAGTGTTATTAAGGAGAATGTCAGTCGGGAGGAGGCGGAGCGCCTGAAGGCGAAGCTGGAAGAAGTCGGTGCCAAGGTGGAAATTAAGTAAGATTTCCCTGGTCCGCGGTTGTGCAGCAGAGGAACCAGCGGTTGAGCGGTTTATTTAGCACGGGTGGAGCGTAAACAGGAAAGAGAGTAAATGAGTATAAAACAGAAAAACTTTGCAAAGAGTCGGACGGTCCTTGAAATTCCCAATCTGCTTTCGCTCCAGTGGGAGTCGTTTGCCGAATTTACCCAGTTCAATGTCGCACCGGAACAACGCAAGGTGCAGG is a window from the candidate division WOR-3 bacterium genome containing:
- the rplL gene encoding 50S ribosomal protein L7/L12 translates to MSEDKVQQLIATIEGLTVTELAALVKELKEKFGVTAPAFVAGVAAPQAAAGGAATDTKAEEKTEFTVTLVSVGDKKIQVLKELRALTQLGLKEAKDIIEKTPSVIKENVSREEAERLKAKLEEVGAKVEIK
- the rplA gene encoding 50S ribosomal protein L1, giving the protein MRHSKRYRQLREKIDRLKSYSLAEAVRLVKENANAKFDESVEVAVRLGIDPKKQEQAVAGTVTLPHGTGKKVRVLAFVKGDKVDEARAAGADYVGFEDLVEKISSGWTDFDIAVATPDTMPAVGKLGKILGPKGLMPSPKTQTVTFDIGNAIRALKAGRINYRNDKTGNVHAVVGKVSFAPEQLIDNIQTFVRELMKNKPSTAKGQFIRKVVISSTMGVGIRVDTKEFSEAVKREV
- the rplJ gene encoding 50S ribosomal protein L10, with product MPKEEKVKFIEDLQSKIKAATALYFLDFSGLPANDFNEFRRSAREQNMMVKVVKNQLALRALKASGVPDGIDQVLRGPTSMIFAVDDPVAPARFLKDMGKRIPNIRFKGAYLENTVYTAEQFDLLANLPTKQDLRAELVGVLAGPISGLAGVLEGMLAELVWVLEQLEQKKSTVSGS